Genomic segment of Deltaproteobacteria bacterium:
GTCGTCATCCCCGTGCCCGACTCGGGCGTCCCCGCGGCGCTGGGGTTCTCCGAGGCGTCCGGGATCCCCTTCGAGATGGGCCTCATCCGGAACCACTACGTGGGGCGCACCTTCATCGAGCCGCAGCAGTCAATTCGTCACTTCGGCGTGAAGATCAAGCTGAACGCCGTGCGCAGCGTCGTCTCGGGGAAACGGGTCGTGGTGGTGGACGACTCCATCGTTCGCGGGACGACCGGGCGCAAGATCATCAAGATGATCCGGGCGGCCGGGGCGAAAGAGGTCCACTTCCGCATCAGCTCCCCCCCGACGTGCTACCCGTGCTTCTACGGGATCGACACCCCGCTGCGGCGGGACCTGATCGCCGCGACCCACACGGGGGAGGAGACGAACACCTACCTCACCTCCGACAGCCTTGGATACCTCAGCATGGAGGGCCTCCACGCCTGCGTGCCGAACGGGAAAACGACCTACTGCGACGCCTGCTTCTCGGGGAACTACTCGGTTCCGCTCGAGACGGAAGAGCCCGGGGAGCAGCTGCCGCTGTTCCGCGGCTCGGTCCGGGTCTAAGGAGGAAACGATTCCCAGCGCGACCCATCGATCTGCCGTGTTCCCGCCGGAGATGACCGCCGACCGGCGGCGTTTCCTGGCCCTCCTGCGGGAGAAAAGCTACGAGTGCCGCAAGGTCGTCCTCTCCTCGGGACGGGAATCCGACTTCTACATCGACTGCAAGCAGAGCACGCTCGACGCCGAGGGGGCGGTCCTCACGGGGCGGCTCTTCTGCGCGATGCTCGAGCGGGGGGAGCGCCCGGAGGCGGTGGGGGGGATCACCCTCGGGGCGGATCCGATCGTGACCGCCGTCTCCCTCACCAGCGCCTTGCGGGGATGGCCGGTGCCGGCGTTCATCATCCGCAAGGAGCCCAAGAAGCACGGGACGGAGCAGTGGATCGAGGGAACGAAGAATCTTCGTCCCGGGATGCGCGTGGCGATCCTGGAGGACGTGGTGACCACCGGCGCTTCGACGATGCGGGCGATCGAGCGCGCGATCGGGGCGGGACTGGTCGTGGCGCGGGTCCTTTGCCTCGTCGACCGGAACGAGGGCGGTTCGGAGGCGGTGGCGGCGGCCGGGTACGGCGTCGAGCCGATGTTCCTTCGGGAGGACGTGGAACATGGTTGACATCTCGCGGCGCGCGTCTTGGGCGGCGGCGGCCCTGGTCCTCGCGGCGATCGCGGCCGGCTGCGGTCCGCGGTCGGTCGCCCTCTACGAGAAGGTGATGGGGTCCCCCTCCTATGGACGGGTCACGGAGTCCGCGACCCGCACCCGCGAGGTCCACGACGGGCTGGACACCCGATTCATCCTGTCCGCCACCTGGCTCTCGGGACCGTGGGTCTCGGCCTTCGCGGAAGAGTATTCCAACATCTACTACCTCGACGCGGCGCGGCGGGAGCAGGTGATCTCCCGTTGGCGCGGGGAATCGGAGAAGCATGTTCGCTTCTTCGTCGCCCTCTACGTCCCGGAGGAGAAGGGGAACGACCTGGAGAAACCAGAGACGCTCTGGAGCCTGCGGCTCGTGCGGGCGGACGAGAAGGACTTCGAGCCGGTCTACATCCGCAAGTCGTCCCTGCGTCCGGAGGAGATCTCCCGCTTCTTCCCGTACTCGGGGACGTGGTACCGGGCGTACGAAGTGGCGTTTCCGCGGGAGGCGGGTGAGCTCGCGGGGTCGGCGCGGGCCGGGTCGCCGCGCCTGAAGCTCGTCTTGTCGGGCGTGGAGGGGCGCGCGGTCCTCGCCTGGCAGTAAGGAGGTTAACCTCCTAACCCGAAGACCGCCGCACTAGAACCGGGTGCGGCGGACCAGCGTGTCCTTGCGCCCGTGCTCGTCGTCCAGGTACGGGTAGTCGATCGTCGTGTGGAGCCCGCGGCTCTCCTTGCGCTGCATGGCGCACCGGACGATCAACTCCGCCACCGTGCAGATGTTGCGCAGCTCGAGCAGGTCGCCCGTCACCTTGAAGTTCCAGTAATACTCCCCGATCTCCCGCTTCAGCAGCTCGATCCGGTCGAGCGCGCGTGACAGCCGCTTGTTCGACCGCACGATCCCCACGTAGTTCCACATCGTCCGGCGGATCTCCTCCCAGTTGTGGGAAACGACGACCGCCTCGTCCGGTTCCTGCGCCTTGCCCGGGTCCCACTTCGGGATGTCGATCCGGGGCCTCGGTTTCCCGATGTACGCGGTCGAGGCGCGCTGGACCGCGCTGTTCGAGAAGACCAGCGCTTCGATCAGGGAGTTCGAGGCGAGGCGGTTCGCGCCGTGGAGCCCCGTGCCCGCGCACTCCCCCAGGGCGAAGAGCCGCTGGATGTCCGTCTCCCCGTGAAGGTTCGTCCGCACGCCGCCGCACTGGTAGTGCGCCGCCGGGACCACCGGGATCGGCTCCTTCGTCATGTCGATGCCGAACGAGAGGCACGTCCCGTGGATGTTCGGGAAGTGCTTCCTGATGAACGCCG
This window contains:
- a CDS encoding phosphoribosyltransferase family protein, with amino-acid sequence VVIPVPDSGVPAALGFSEASGIPFEMGLIRNHYVGRTFIEPQQSIRHFGVKIKLNAVRSVVSGKRVVVVDDSIVRGTTGRKIIKMIRAAGAKEVHFRISSPPTCYPCFYGIDTPLRRDLIAATHTGEETNTYLTSDSLGYLSMEGLHACVPNGKTTYCDACFSGNYSVPLETEEPGEQLPLFRGSVRV
- the pyrE gene encoding orotate phosphoribosyltransferase translates to MTADRRRFLALLREKSYECRKVVLSSGRESDFYIDCKQSTLDAEGAVLTGRLFCAMLERGERPEAVGGITLGADPIVTAVSLTSALRGWPVPAFIIRKEPKKHGTEQWIEGTKNLRPGMRVAILEDVVTTGASTMRAIERAIGAGLVVARVLCLVDRNEGGSEAVAAAGYGVEPMFLREDVEHG